A window of Microbacterium hominis genomic DNA:
CCGAACCGGTCGCCGAAGTGGCCGGCCAGGAACGCGCCGAGGGGGCGGAACAGGAAGCTGATGCCGACGGTGAGGAAGCTCAGGATCTGCGCGAAGCCCTCACCGGCGGGGGCGAAGAACAGCTGACCGAACACGAGGCCTGCCGCCGAGGCGTAGATGAAGAAGTCGTACCACTCGACGGTGGTGCCGACGACGGTCGCGAACACGACACGACGACGGTCGGTGCTCGCGGCGATGGTGCCGGTGGGGGTGAACCCGGGATCGGGCGATGTACTCATGGTGACTCCTGTGTCGTGTGCGGACGTCGTCGTCTCCGGCGAGCCGCTCGAAATTCGCGGTTGCCGGATGCCACATGATCATATACGATTTCGGATACGACGCAAGGGTCCACCGACGAGCGAGGGAGCTCATGAGCACCGACACCACGACCGACACCCGGTTCAGCGGCCTCCCCGGCCGTCCGGGCAAGATCGTCGCGATCCACCTCAGCTACGCCTCCCGCGCCGACCAGCGCGGACGCCGGCCGCAGCATCCCTCCTACTTCTTCAAGCCCTCGAGCTCGGTCGCCGCCTCCGGCGGCGTCGTCGAACGCCCCGCCGGCACCGAGCTGCTCGCCTTCGAAGGCGAGATCGCCCTCGTGATCGGGGATGCCGCGCGCCGCGTTCCGCTCGAGACCGCGTGGTCGCACGTCGCGTGGGTGACGGCATCCGATGATCTCGGCCTGTACGACCTGCGCGCCAACGACAAGGGCTCGAACGTGCGCTCCAAGGGCGGCGACGGCTACACCCCGATCGGCCCCGGCCTGATCGACGCCCGCACCATCGACCCGGCCGCGCTGCGCGTGCGCACCTGGCTCAACGGCGAGCTCGTGCAGGACGACACCGCCGCCGGCATGATCTTCTCCCTCCCGCAGCTGGTCGCCGACCTCTCGCAGCACTTCACCCTCGAGCCCGGCGACGTGATCCTCACCGGCACCCCGGCCGGATCGTCGGTCGCCCAGCCGGGCGATGTCATCGAGGTCGAGGTCGACGTGCCCGGCGGCCCCACCTCGGGCCGGCTGGTCACGACCGTCGTCGAGGGCGTCGCGCCGTTCGACGGCGCGCTCGGATCGCTCCCCGCCGTCGACGACCTGCAGCGCACCGAGGCCTGGGGGTCCCGCGAGGCCGCGGGCCTGCCCGAGCCGTTGCCCGAAACAGGTGATCCGGCGAGCGCAGGCCGTTCCGGCGCGGATTCTCCTGTCTCCGGCGGATCACCTGTTCTCGGCAACGGGGATGCCGCCCCCGGCCCCTCCCCCGCCGCAGGCCCCTCCCCCGCCGCAGGCCTCTCCCCCGCCCTGCGCGCCAAGCTCGTCGAGGCCCCGGTCGCCGGGCTCTCGGGCCAACTGCGCAAGCGGGGCCTGGACAACGTGCACATCGACGGCGTCGCCCCGCTGCATCCGGACGCCAAGCTCGTCGGCACCGCCCGGACGCTGCGCTTCGTGCCCAACCGCGAGGACCTCTTCCGCAGCCACGGCGGCGGCTACAACGCCCAGAAGCGCGCGTTCGACGCGGTCGGCGAGGGCGAGGTCATCGTCATCGAAGCCCGCGGCGAGACCGGCTCCGGCACGCTCGGCGACGTGCTCGCGATCCGCGCGAACGCCCGCGGGGCCGCCGGCATCGTCACCGACGGCGGGGTGCGGGATGCCGCCGCGGTCGCCGCGGTCGGCATCCCCGTCTTCACCTCCGGCGCCCACCCGGCCGTCCTCGGCCGCAAGCACGTGCCGTGGGATGTCGATCTCACCATCGCGTGCGGCGGCGCCACGGTGCAGCCCGGCGATGTGATCGTCGGCGACAGCGACGGCGTCATCGTCATCCCCGCCGCGATCGCCGAGGAGATCGCGGATGCCGCGCTCGCCCAGGAGGCCGAGGATGCCTGGATCGCGCAGCGCGTGGCAGAGGGGCACCCGGTCGACGGGCTGTTCCCGATGAACGCCGCATGGCGCGCCCGCTTCGAGCAGGAGGGAGGCGCCCATGCCTGATACGCAGACCGCGGCGCCGGAGAGCCTCAGCAAGTCGCAGAAGGCCTATCACTGGATCAAGCAGCGCATCGCCTCGCAGGAGTTCACGCCCGGCTACCGGCTCGTGCTCGGCTCGATCGCCGGCGATCTCGACATGAGCGTCGTGCCC
This region includes:
- a CDS encoding fumarylacetoacetate hydrolase family protein → MSTDTTTDTRFSGLPGRPGKIVAIHLSYASRADQRGRRPQHPSYFFKPSSSVAASGGVVERPAGTELLAFEGEIALVIGDAARRVPLETAWSHVAWVTASDDLGLYDLRANDKGSNVRSKGGDGYTPIGPGLIDARTIDPAALRVRTWLNGELVQDDTAAGMIFSLPQLVADLSQHFTLEPGDVILTGTPAGSSVAQPGDVIEVEVDVPGGPTSGRLVTTVVEGVAPFDGALGSLPAVDDLQRTEAWGSREAAGLPEPLPETGDPASAGRSGADSPVSGGSPVLGNGDAAPGPSPAAGPSPAAGLSPALRAKLVEAPVAGLSGQLRKRGLDNVHIDGVAPLHPDAKLVGTARTLRFVPNREDLFRSHGGGYNAQKRAFDAVGEGEVIVIEARGETGSGTLGDVLAIRANARGAAGIVTDGGVRDAAAVAAVGIPVFTSGAHPAVLGRKHVPWDVDLTIACGGATVQPGDVIVGDSDGVIVIPAAIAEEIADAALAQEAEDAWIAQRVAEGHPVDGLFPMNAAWRARFEQEGGAHA